Sequence from the Rutidosis leptorrhynchoides isolate AG116_Rl617_1_P2 chromosome 3, CSIRO_AGI_Rlap_v1, whole genome shotgun sequence genome:
ATGGTCAAATTTATTGGTGCTACGCAATCAACAACTGTCATTGAAGAAGTGCTTAATATCATCACGTGGGAACTATTCACTGACGGAGCATCAAGTACTGACGGCGCAGGCACAGGATTAATCTCAATAAGTCCAGAAGGGGAGGAACACACTTACGCATTGCGTTTTGCGTTCCCCGCCTCCAAAAATGAGGCTGAATATGAGGCACTTCTATCAGGCTTAAGAATTGCTGAAAAGATGGATATTAAAGCCCTCAAAATCTCGGTTGATTCTCAGCTTGTATCGAATCAAATGAACGGGACGTTTGAGGCTAGGGATCCAGCTATGCATAAATATCTCAAATTGGCGGAGGacgtggccaacaaattcgaacgtTTCTCAATCACTCAAGTGTCGCGGTCCATGAACAGGAAGGCTGACGCGCTAAGTAAACTCGCCACGAGCGTGTTCAACCACTTCGCCAAGGACGTTTGGGTGGAAGTCCTGAATCAAAAATCCACTGACGTGGTACAGGTATCGAGGcgctttgtaacgacccgactttttcgacttatatttatacttaATACTTTCAAGAATCTGCGTATATGTACGTACTGAACTAGATAATATTCTGGAGTCATTATCCATGCTAATTACTcttgttaataccttacaacgtgttattaagtgcttaattaattaacttgatcctcgaatgcatttacaaccgttagtgtcactagtcgttcagaacgagatacgtacttggtacacgttaaacttggGTCATAATTGGAGTATTATGACTACTTAATCTTAATTGTACTTCTTAATGACAATTGTGAACTTCGTTGatttcttaattacgcttagtgttttattaatgcacactagttagtattACATGGACTTATCACCTTAATGGACTAAGATCAccaaggcccaccctactctagctaatggactagtaAGTTAGCCCATCTTAATGGACTTATGAACCCATTAAGACATAAGACAAAGTCCATTAAGAAATAAGACAAACTTCATGCATGCTTATGTACCTTCCTTACATGTTTTAACCTCATGCAACATGCTAGCCAACATGTATACATCACCTTTGTACCACACACCATGTCAAGCCAAGATGGTCCCCCCACCCCTTGAACCGTCGACCTATCCTCCTCACCACCATCTTTAATTTCCAAACTTCATTCCCATTTTCAAATCATAACTCACACAATTCTATCTAGTTTCTCACTCTAgttttctcactctaaaaacttAAGAAAACAAGTAAGTTTTCTTgaatttctttcttctttttctttccttaaccgaaatcatcatcattattcaaagattcaagttttgtaacttaaatCTTCATACATCTTGTAACTTCAAGCTTTGGTTTGAGGAACATGCAAGAACAAGGAATCCAAGCTTtgtagcttgaggtttctacaaaaagttgttaaaagatcaagtttattaacttatgatcttctttaagttGTTTTACTTCAATTTTGTAACTTGAGTTTTCATTAAACAaggatacaagctttctagcttgaagtctcataagtattgttaagagatccaagcttcctagcttagggtttcatcattttgtttgatctaagttatgtaacttatagTCATCCAACTTGTTATAACAAAAGCTCACTAGCTTATATTCATTCTACATTGTaagaatctaagttttataacttaaggttttgtaaaagttgaaagtctaagttctataacttagggtttcacctagaacacaagatctagactttctagtctaaggtgTTCAATATTTAGCTaaaatctaagttctataacttaaggtcttgcttgtttggtTTGAAT
This genomic interval carries:
- the LOC139900494 gene encoding uncharacterized protein; the encoded protein is MADFMVKFIGATQSTTVIEEVLNIITWELFTDGASSTDGAGTGLISISPEGEEHTYALRFAFPASKNEAEYEALLSGLRIAEKMDIKALKISVDSQLVSNQMNGTFEARDPAMHKYLKLAEDVANKFERFSITQVSRSMNRKADALSKLATSVFNHFAKDVWVEVLNQKSTDVVQMI